The nucleotide window TATCTTTTTAATATTCAATATAACTGCATCAAGTCCAAGATCCAATTTGACTTGTTCGATAGCCTGTTTTTCAGTTGATGCTGTATATTTTTTTATGTTCATGCTATTTTCACCATCCCCACTGCTTGAACTTCTACACTAGAATCCAGTTCATTATAGGATAATACGATCAAGTCAGGTAAGATATTTTCTGTCAATCGTTTGAAGTATAAACGAACGATTGGTGATGATAAAACAATTGGCTGCTGACCTGTCGATGTAACTTTTGCAACTTCTCTTTTCAATCCATCATAAATCTTTTGAGTTGTCAATGGATCAATTGCAAGATAGGAACCTTGCTCTGTTTGTTTAACAGAATCCATAATCCTTTGTTCCAACCCAGGATCTAATGTAATGACATTATTCTTAGGGTTATCTAAGAAAGTCTTAGAGATGTTTCTCTTCAATTTCTGGCGTACATACTCCGTAAGAATATCAACGTCCCTATTAGAAGCACCATAATCGGCTAATGTTTCAAAGATTGTTACTAAGTCTCTAATAGAAATACCTTCATTTAATAAGTTCATAAGTACTTTTTGGATTTCTCCAACACTCAATAATTTGGGTACCAGCTCTTCTACAAGAGTAGGGTGCTTTTCTTTTACTGTATTGATAAGTGTTTGCACATCTTCTCTTGTAAGCAGTTCATCTAAATTACGCTTAATAATTTCTGTTAAGTGTGTTGCAATTAATGATGGTGGATCTACAACAGTAAAACCTAATGCTTCTGCTCTTTCTCGTTGGCTTTCAGAAATCCATAAAGCTGGCAAACCAAAAGCTGGTTCAACGGTTTGAATACCATCTACCTCTTCTTCTATATAGCCCGGATTCATGGCCATATAGTGATCAAACATTATTTCACCTTTAGAGACTTCTACACCTTTTATATTAATTGAGTATTCATTTGGATTGAGTTGAATATTATCTCTCAGACGAATGACAGGAACAATAGCACCTAATTCTAGAGCAATTTGCCGACGTATCATAACAACACGGTCAAGCAAGTCACCACCTTGATTCACATCAGCCAAAGGAATAATACCATAACCAAACTCTAAAACGATTGGGTCTACGTTGATTAAAGAAACGACATTCTCAGGTCGTCTTATTTCTTCAACATCCGTATCATCTTCTGTTATTTCCTCCTCAACAGATTGAACCTTTAACTCTCGAATCATGCGATACCCTGCAAAAAGTATGAGAGAGCCCACACCCATCATAAGAATTTTGGGTAGTGGTAAGAGTATCCCCAAAAGAATCAAAATACCTCCAGTTAGCATAAACACTCTTGGCATCGAAAACAATTGCTTTTGTATTTCTTCACCAACGTTGGCGTCCTTCGATGCCTTCGTAACTAAAATACCCGTTGCAAGAGAAATCATTAACGCAGGAATCTGACTTACCAAGCCATCACCTACGGTCAATATGGTATAGTTGTTTAAAGCTTCATTAAAACTACTACCATTCATCATAATACCTATACCAATACCACCGATAATATTAATGAAGGTGATAAGTATCCCAGCAATAGCATCTCCTTTAACGAACTTACTGGCACCATCCATAGCACCATAAAATGAAGCTTCTTGTTGTATTTTCTGACGTCGTGTTTTAGCTTCTTGATCATCTATAAGACCTGCATTCAAATCGGCATCAATGGCCATCTGTTTACCAGGCATCGCATCCAAAGTAAATCTCGCTGATACTTCAGCAACCCTTTCAGCACCTTTAGTGATAACCATAAATTGTACAATAATCAAAACTATAAATACAATAATACCTACTATAAAATTACCACCAGCAACGAATTCACCGAATACTCGAATGACTTGTCCTGCTTCACCATAAGTCAAAATCAATTTCGTTGAAGCAACATTCAAAGAGAGGCGATAAACCGTCGCAAAGAGTAACATAGTAGGAAAGGTAGACATTTCAAGTGCTTCAGTTGTATATAATGCATTAAATAATACAAAAAGTGCAATAGCAATGTTAAAAATAATAAAGACATTAAGTAGTTCACCTGGTATAGGTACAATCAATAAGATGACTGCCCCTATGACAAACAGACCTACTAATATATTGGATGGCTTCATACCTAAACGTCCTCTCTATACGCCTTTATGTTTAAGTCGATAAACAAAGGCTAATACTTCAGCCACGGCCTGATATAATTCAGGCGGTATCTCGCCACCAATGTCAACTGTATAATATAAAGTTCTAGCCAAAGGTTTGTTCTCAACAATCTCTATTTCATGATCTGTTGCTATTTCTCTAATTCTTTTAGCAACTAAATCTGCTCCCTTAGCTAAGACAATTGGCGCTGTCGATACATCGGCATCATACTTAATGGCTACAGCAAAATGTGTTGGGTTCGTGATAACAACATCTGCTTTAGGTAAATCCTGCATCATTCTTCGCATAGAAACTTCTCTCATCTTCTGACGAATTTTACGCTTAATCTCGGGATTACCTTCTTGCATTTTATATTCTTCTTTAATTTCTTGTTTGGTCATCTTTAAATTTTGCTCATGTTCATACTTTTGATAAGCATAATCAATACCTGCTACGACCAAGTAAAAGACCCCAACTTTCAGACCAATCTCAACTGTGAAATCTATTAAAATAGTTGTAATCTCTATCACTCTATAATCAAAGAGATTTAGAATTAAATCCATTTGGTCTATAAGAGTTGAATAAATAATAAATCCTATAATTGTCAATTTAAGTACTGATTTTACTAATTCAACTAAAATCTTAAGTGAAAATAATCTCTTTAACCCCTTTATTGGATTCAATCTGCCAAAGTTAGGTTTTAGAGGTTTTAACGTTGGATGCCATCCAACTTGAATAAAACTGGATATAAATGCTACTAAAAAACCGACTAGCATAAAGGGCAGTACGATAAGTAAAACTTCTTTAAAAGCATCACTTACAAAAGTAGAAACAAAACTTGGATTATGGAAATCCGTTGTTTCACTGTATTGAAACATTTGAAAAGATTTATAAAAAACCTGTTTCATCTTTTCAAAGCAATAAGCAATAAATATTCCCACACTGGCAAATACAGCAATAAAACTTAAAGCGGTGCTAATTTCATTACTTTTAGCAACTTGTCCTTCTTCTCTTGCTTTTCTACGACGCTTTGGGGTGGGTTTTTCCGTCTTTTCTCCACCTTGTCCTTCTTTCGCAAAGAATTGCAAATTATACGCTATGATTGGATATGATTTCATTGGATCAATCCTTCTAAAACATTAAAAAATGCATCATTCATCATTGTATACAGATAGTCCGCTATATTAATGATAATCGGACTTGTTATTAGCAATATGATTAATCCCAAGATGAGTTTGATTGGCAAACCCACTACAAACATATTCATTTGTGGTACAGCTCTTACTAATATCCCCAGAGCTACATTTACAATAAACATACACACTAAAATGGGACTTGCTATTTTTACTGCTAAAATGAACATGGTTGTAAAAAACTCGACTAACGTTGTAAATAATCCTGATGTAATTCCTGCTTCGCCCAGCGGTAAAGCTTGGAGACTAAATACCATCCCTTCGATGAGATAAAGATGTGCATTAATCACCAACATGACTGTTAATAGTAATAAATAGTAGAAATTACCCATTAAAGGTACTTGTATCTTAGCTACTGGATCCAGCACGTTAACCATGCTAAACCCTAAATTGAAATCCACTATTTGACCAGCTAGATATAAGCAAGTAAAAACCAAATAAACAGTAAAACCTAAAGCTGCTCCTGTCATGAATTCCTTTAAAATAATTATTGCATATTCAAAATCTGTTTGAAAGACCACTGTATAGTCAGAAGGTAGAGTAAAGTAAGCTAAAAGGCTTAAATAAAAAGCTAATGCTACTTTTACATAGGGTGGTACATTACTCCCACCATAAAGCGGTGCTAACATGATAAAGCTAGAAAATCTAACT belongs to Vallitalea okinawensis and includes:
- the flhA gene encoding flagellar biosynthesis protein FlhA; the protein is MKPSNILVGLFVIGAVILLIVPIPGELLNVFIIFNIAIALFVLFNALYTTEALEMSTFPTMLLFATVYRLSLNVASTKLILTYGEAGQVIRVFGEFVAGGNFIVGIIVFIVLIIVQFMVITKGAERVAEVSARFTLDAMPGKQMAIDADLNAGLIDDQEAKTRRQKIQQEASFYGAMDGASKFVKGDAIAGILITFINIIGGIGIGIMMNGSSFNEALNNYTILTVGDGLVSQIPALMISLATGILVTKASKDANVGEEIQKQLFSMPRVFMLTGGILILLGILLPLPKILMMGVGSLILFAGYRMIRELKVQSVEEEITEDDTDVEEIRRPENVVSLINVDPIVLEFGYGIIPLADVNQGGDLLDRVVMIRRQIALELGAIVPVIRLRDNIQLNPNEYSINIKGVEVSKGEIMFDHYMAMNPGYIEEEVDGIQTVEPAFGLPALWISESQRERAEALGFTVVDPPSLIATHLTEIIKRNLDELLTREDVQTLINTVKEKHPTLVEELVPKLLSVGEIQKVLMNLLNEGISIRDLVTIFETLADYGASNRDVDILTEYVRQKLKRNISKTFLDNPKNNVITLDPGLEQRIMDSVKQTEQGSYLAIDPLTTQKIYDGLKREVAKVTSTGQQPIVLSSPIVRLYFKRLTENILPDLIVLSYNELDSSVEVQAVGMVKIA
- the flhB gene encoding flagellar biosynthesis protein FlhB; this encodes MKSYPIIAYNLQFFAKEGQGGEKTEKPTPKRRRKAREEGQVAKSNEISTALSFIAVFASVGIFIAYCFEKMKQVFYKSFQMFQYSETTDFHNPSFVSTFVSDAFKEVLLIVLPFMLVGFLVAFISSFIQVGWHPTLKPLKPNFGRLNPIKGLKRLFSLKILVELVKSVLKLTIIGFIIYSTLIDQMDLILNLFDYRVIEITTILIDFTVEIGLKVGVFYLVVAGIDYAYQKYEHEQNLKMTKQEIKEEYKMQEGNPEIKRKIRQKMREVSMRRMMQDLPKADVVITNPTHFAVAIKYDADVSTAPIVLAKGADLVAKRIREIATDHEIEIVENKPLARTLYYTVDIGGEIPPELYQAVAEVLAFVYRLKHKGV
- the fliR gene encoding flagellar biosynthetic protein FliR translates to MDQMVDLTIFLLILVRFSSFIMLAPLYGGSNVPPYVKVALAFYLSLLAYFTLPSDYTVVFQTDFEYAIIILKEFMTGAALGFTVYLVFTCLYLAGQIVDFNLGFSMVNVLDPVAKIQVPLMGNFYYLLLLTVMLVINAHLYLIEGMVFSLQALPLGEAGITSGLFTTLVEFFTTMFILAVKIASPILVCMFIVNVALGILVRAVPQMNMFVVGLPIKLILGLIILLITSPIIINIADYLYTMMNDAFFNVLEGLIQ